Proteins found in one Magnolia sinica isolate HGM2019 chromosome 5, MsV1, whole genome shotgun sequence genomic segment:
- the LOC131247211 gene encoding uncharacterized protein LOC131247211: MEEEQFLSLFETYWFYHKIFTQPSSPLPIEPIPTKTKTQIEELAISPVGSLHRRSFSHDSCFKSDPFSPNSVLQQHKLDTILSGKEIEENTIQETEQEACKPSRKSVFRRQKKTTKSLSDLEFEELKGFLDLGFTFSEEEMDTRLVSIVPGLQRFGKSCGEEESVDGRVVSRPYLSEAWDVRNREEENPLLNWRIPAVGDGIDMKDHLRSWAHVVASTVR, encoded by the coding sequence ATGGAAGAAGAGCAGTTCCTATCCCTCTTCGAAACCTACTGGTTTTACCACAAGATCTTCACCCAGCCATCTTCTCCTCTTCCAATCGAACCAATTCCAACAAAAACCAAAACCCAGATTGAAGAACTCGCCATCTCTCCCGTCGGTAGCCTCCACCGTCGATCTTTCAGCCACGATTCGTGCTTCAAATCCGACCCATTCTCTCCAAATTCAGTCCTTCAACAACACAAACTCGACACCATCCTCTCCGGCAAAGAGATTGAAGAAAACACAATTCAGGAAACAGAACAGGAAGCCTGTAAACCGTCGAGAAAGTCGGTATTCCGTCGCCAAAAGAAGACTACCAAGAGCTTGTCTGATCTTGAATTTGAAGAATTGAAGGGATTTTTGGATCTGGGTTTTACGTTTTCTGAAGAAGAGATGGATACGAGGCTGGTTTCAATCGTTCCGGGGCTGCAGAGATTCGGAAAGAGTTGTGGGGAAGAGGAATCTGTTGATGGAAGAGTTGTTTCCAGGCCTTACCTATCAGAAGCATGGGATGTTAGGAACAGAGAGGAAGAGAACCCATTGTTGAATTGGAGAATCCCCGCCGTTGGAGATGGAATTGATATGAAAGATCATTTGAGGTCTTGGGCCCATGTTGTTGCATCAACGGTTAGATGA